Below is a genomic region from Dehalococcoidia bacterium.
AGCGCATCCCCAAGGTGCTGATCGACGTTGCGGGCCGGCCGTTCGCTGAGCGCCAGATCGCCCTGCTGCGCCAGAACGGCTATACCCGCCTCGTCTATCTCCTCGGCTATTTGGGGGAGCAGGTCGTTGCCCAGCTTGGCGACGGCAGCCGCTACGGCGTCGCTATCGACTACGTCTTCGATGGGCCGCAGCTTCGCGGAACGGGGGGCGCGATCAAAGCGGCGCTGCCGGTGCTTGGCGAGCGGTTTTTCACCCTCTATGGCGACTCCTATCTCGACATCGACTACGCTGCCGTCGAGCGAGCGTTTCTCGCCAGCGGCAAGCCGGCGCTGATGACGGTCTTCCGCAACGCCGGGCGCTGGGATCGCTCGAATGTCGTCTTTCGGGATGGCCGCGTGGTCTGCTACGACAAGCGCGCGCCAACACCGGAGATGGAGTATCTCGATTACGGCCTCAACGCCTTCGAAGCGCGCGTGTTCGACCGCTACCCTGCCGACCAGCCGTTCGATCTTGCCGACGTCCAGCATGACCTTGCCGCGCGTGGCGAGCTCGCCGGCTATGAAGTGACGACGCGCTTCTATGAAGTGGGGTCGCCGGCGGGGCTGGAAGAGGCGGTGCGCTATTTCGAGGCGCTCGACCGACTCAGCGGCCAAACGCCTCGATCATCAGGTTGATGTTCTCGCGGATCCGCTCCGGCGACATCAGGAACGACGCGGTATAGAACGTCATCGTGGAGACCACCTCCTCATACCGCTTCGCTTGCCGGCGCACGTCGTCGATCGTGCCGAAGATGGCATGCTGTTCGGCAACTTCGTCGGGAACGGCAGCGATCAGCCGTTCTGGGTCCTCGTTGTGCTGAAAGAACGCCTCTTGGATGGCGTGGCGCACGGATTCGAGCCCTTGCGAGTCAAGGACGATCGCGTAGGAGCGCGTTGCCATGAAGCGACCCATGTGGAACTTCACTTCGCGCAGCGCCTGTTTCCGGTCGTTGCTGATCGCCGTGATGATCCACGCCTGATGGTCAAAGCCGTCACGCGTTCGGCCGGCACGGGCGAGCCCGATGTCGATCGAGGGCCACGCCACCTCCTGAATGAATCGAACCGAGGCGATCGGGTGCCCGCACAGCCCATCGCACAGCTCCCCCGCGAGCCGGAACATCGCGCGGTTCACGGCCGCAAGGTAGATGGGGGTCAGCGGCACTTCCTGCGGCCGCCGGCGGGAGGCGCCCATCCCGCTGCCGACATAGCGGTAGTACGTCCCCTCGAAGGTGACCGGTTCGCTGCTTGGCGTTGTCCAAACGAGCCGGAACAGCCGGATCAGTTCGCGCAGCCGGCTCGCTGGGTGCTCAAACGCCTCGCCCAACTGGTTGATGTTCATCCGCTTGGTCCCGCCGCCGAGGCCGAGGATGAAGCGTCCGCCCGAGAGAACCTGCAGGTCAACGCAGTGCTGCGCTAACGACCGCGCATCGTGAGCAAAGGCGCGGATCACCCCGCTGCCGATCTTCGCCCGCTTTGTCGTCAGGCTCATCGCCCCGAACACCGGGATACTCTCTCCCGAGTTCCAGATGTAGTCGAAGCCCGCTTCGTCCGCTTTGCGCGCCAGGTCCGCCTTCTCGGTCAGCTCGCTGTAGGCGAGCGAAATGCCGCGTCGTGCCATCGCTCTCTCCATCTTCCCGGTGCCTGCCATCATAGATCACCGCCGAACCGCTCTTCGTCGCGGCCTCGGTTGCGTACACTCAAAGGGATGAGCGCAGAAGTGGTGAGCCGGTTTGCCTGCCGCCTCAAGGCCGGGGCGTTCGTGGTGACGGGGGAACTCTCTCCCCCGCGCAGCGGCGACGCAAGCCTGTTTCGCCGCCGCCTTGCTGAGGCGCGAGCGGTGGTCGATGCCGTCAATATCACCGACAACCCCGGCGCCTCCGTCCATGCCAGCCCGCTCGCCGGCGCGGCGATTGCGCTTCAGGAGGGGGTGGAGCCGATTGTGCAGCTGGTCTGTCGCGACCGCAATCGGCTCGCCCTCCAAAGCGACCTGATCGGGGCGTGGCTGCTTGGGGTGCGCGCCGTGATGGCGATGACCGGCGACCCGGTGACAGCGGGGGACCACCCGACGGCCAAAGCGGTGTTCGATCTCGACTCATTCGGGCTCATCCGGCTGATCGCCCGCATGCGCGCGGGCGAACTGGATAACGGCCGCCCTCTTCCCGCTCCGCCCCGCTTTGTCATCGGCGGGGCGGAGGCCCCCTTTGCAGGGCCGATCTCCTCGACGGTCGATCGTCTCGAGCGCAAGGTCGAGGCGGGGGTCGAGTTCATCCAAACCCAGTTTGTGTGGGAGGCCGATCGGTTTGCCGACTGGATGGCGGAAGTCCGGCGGCGTGGCCTCCACCAGCGCGTCGCGATCCTGCCGGGGGTAGGCGTGCTGCGTTCGGCCGCCTCGGCGCGCTGGCTTGGCGATCACCTCGGCCAGCCGGTTCCCCCCGCGATCATCGGCCAGCTCGAGGCCGCCGGGCCGACGGATGGCGCCCAGGTGGGCGCCTCCATCGCCGCTGCGTTGATCAACCGCCTGCGCGCGATCGAGGGAGTTGCCGGTGTCCATCTCCTGCCGGTTGCTTGGCCGGCGGGGCTGCGCGCCGCTGTTGAAGCGGCGGGGCTACTGCCGACACCGTCATCCTCCGCTTCGCTTGACACCCCCCCACGCCGGGGGTGATACTTCCGTTGTCACCTTGTGAGCGCCGGTGTTCCGGCGCAGCTGACACTGGAGGCGGATCGCCAATGATCACGATTACTCCCGATGCAGTGCAGAAGGTCGAGCAGCTTCTCGAGCGCGAGGGCAAGCAGGGGTACAGCTTGCGCGTCTTTATTGCCGGCGGCGGCTGCTCGGGGTATCAGTACGGCCTCATGTTTGACGATCAGCGCCAAGAAGACGACGAGGTCGTGCCGGCGGGCAAGTTCGATATCCTCATCGACGGCGAAAGCGCCATGCTCCTCTATGGTGCCGAGATCGACTACGTCGACAGCCTGATGGGCTCGGGGTTCACCATCCGCAATCCAAACGCCGTCGCGAGCTGTGCCTGCGGCCAATCGTTTACGGTCAAGCAAGAGAGCGGGCATGCCCACGCTGCCGCAGGCGGCTGCGGGTCTGGCTGCGGCTGCGGCGGCCACTGAGATCTGCGCAGCATCGGCGCGCTGGGAGAGATCCCAGCGCATTTTTGTTTGCGCTGCCTTCGGCGCTCGTTGAGGCCGACGGTCTAGCCCGCCGGCAAAACACGCGGCGCTTGTCCCGCTCGGAAGAGCGCGACGGCCTGCCGTCCGGCGAGGCGCCGAGGCGAGTGCGGCCCAGTGCCGTCTCCGCGTCGCTCCCAACGACGGTCAGTCCTCGGGGCGGTTCCTCCGCAAGGCGCTGCACT
It encodes:
- a CDS encoding nucleotidyltransferase family protein codes for the protein MPLPVAILAGGLATRLRPITERIPKVLIDVAGRPFAERQIALLRQNGYTRLVYLLGYLGEQVVAQLGDGSRYGVAIDYVFDGPQLRGTGGAIKAALPVLGERFFTLYGDSYLDIDYAAVERAFLASGKPALMTVFRNAGRWDRSNVVFRDGRVVCYDKRAPTPEMEYLDYGLNAFEARVFDRYPADQPFDLADVQHDLAARGELAGYEVTTRFYEVGSPAGLEEAVRYFEALDRLSGQTPRSSG
- a CDS encoding LLM class flavin-dependent oxidoreductase — protein: MARRGISLAYSELTEKADLARKADEAGFDYIWNSGESIPVFGAMSLTTKRAKIGSGVIRAFAHDARSLAQHCVDLQVLSGGRFILGLGGGTKRMNINQLGEAFEHPASRLRELIRLFRLVWTTPSSEPVTFEGTYYRYVGSGMGASRRRPQEVPLTPIYLAAVNRAMFRLAGELCDGLCGHPIASVRFIQEVAWPSIDIGLARAGRTRDGFDHQAWIITAISNDRKQALREVKFHMGRFMATRSYAIVLDSQGLESVRHAIQEAFFQHNEDPERLIAAVPDEVAEQHAIFGTIDDVRRQAKRYEEVVSTMTFYTASFLMSPERIRENINLMIEAFGR
- a CDS encoding methylenetetrahydrofolate reductase, encoding MSAEVVSRFACRLKAGAFVVTGELSPPRSGDASLFRRRLAEARAVVDAVNITDNPGASVHASPLAGAAIALQEGVEPIVQLVCRDRNRLALQSDLIGAWLLGVRAVMAMTGDPVTAGDHPTAKAVFDLDSFGLIRLIARMRAGELDNGRPLPAPPRFVIGGAEAPFAGPISSTVDRLERKVEAGVEFIQTQFVWEADRFADWMAEVRRRGLHQRVAILPGVGVLRSAASARWLGDHLGQPVPPAIIGQLEAAGPTDGAQVGASIAAALINRLRAIEGVAGVHLLPVAWPAGLRAAVEAAGLLPTPSSSASLDTPPRRG
- the erpA gene encoding iron-sulfur cluster insertion protein ErpA; this encodes MITITPDAVQKVEQLLEREGKQGYSLRVFIAGGGCSGYQYGLMFDDQRQEDDEVVPAGKFDILIDGESAMLLYGAEIDYVDSLMGSGFTIRNPNAVASCACGQSFTVKQESGHAHAAAGGCGSGCGCGGH